In one Bdellovibrio sp. ArHS genomic region, the following are encoded:
- a CDS encoding response regulator gives MNAKKILIIEDAKDLLLLYTRFLQNTDYEIATASSAHQALQYLEKNTPDLILMDLTFPDMSTMDFCEKFTALSHLDQVKKILISGRDDLKTWVDVFNAQEGLRKPVERATMAKAVTTHLP, from the coding sequence ATGAATGCAAAGAAAATACTTATCATCGAAGATGCTAAGGACCTGTTGCTGCTCTACACGCGATTTTTGCAGAACACCGATTACGAGATCGCAACAGCCTCTTCGGCCCATCAAGCTCTTCAGTACCTAGAGAAAAACACTCCCGACCTCATCCTGATGGATCTCACTTTTCCAGACATGTCGACCATGGACTTCTGTGAAAAATTCACCGCATTGTCTCACCTCGATCAAGTCAAAAAAATTCTTATCAGCGGTCGCGATGATCTTAAAACATGGGTGGATGTGTTTAATGCGCAGGAGGGGCTGCGCAAGCCGGTTGAGCGCGCCACCATGGCGAAAGCTGTGACAACTCATTTGCCATGA